Proteins from one Erysipelothrix larvae genomic window:
- a CDS encoding glycosyltransferase family 4 protein, giving the protein MNRKIFICGNFGYRTNQIDGQTIKTRVLKDEIVNLLGEKNVLFSDTSYIRKQPIKFFKTMRRNLKDSDNTVFALGKKGLSILLPMFIKWKSKKTERRLNYVVIGGWLPDLLKSSKRLLNYSQGIDGIYVETEQMISRLSGIGVKNAYYLPNFRRSGDQNKCNETINAPLKAVFFSRVSREKGVEIAVEAIRTFNNNNETPIILDIYGPIQKGYENDFTNVIQDNVGNNIAYKGVLTQNEITETLSKYDFMVFPTYYEGEGFPGAAIDAFIASLPVLASRWKYNEEVITDQVTGLLFEPNNTQDLISKLSVIANRNDLLLNMKINAFLASEKYDTKTVIPKFLEHIGIYDDKTCKTKGSL; this is encoded by the coding sequence ATGAACAGAAAAATATTTATATGTGGGAATTTTGGTTATCGGACGAATCAAATAGATGGTCAAACTATTAAGACGAGAGTCTTAAAAGATGAGATTGTGAACCTGCTTGGAGAGAAAAATGTCCTATTTAGTGATACGTCGTATATAAGAAAGCAGCCAATAAAATTCTTTAAAACCATGAGAAGGAACCTAAAAGACTCTGATAATACAGTGTTTGCTTTGGGTAAAAAAGGTTTATCTATTCTATTGCCTATGTTTATAAAATGGAAAAGTAAAAAAACGGAACGAAGATTGAATTATGTTGTAATTGGTGGTTGGTTGCCCGACCTTTTGAAAAGTTCAAAAAGACTGCTGAATTATAGTCAGGGAATAGATGGGATTTATGTTGAGACAGAGCAAATGATAAGTCGATTAAGTGGAATAGGCGTGAAAAATGCCTACTACTTACCCAATTTCCGACGATCAGGAGATCAAAATAAATGCAATGAAACAATTAACGCTCCTTTGAAAGCAGTGTTTTTCTCGAGGGTTTCAAGAGAAAAAGGCGTAGAAATTGCAGTGGAAGCAATAAGGACATTCAACAACAATAACGAAACTCCTATTATTTTAGATATTTATGGGCCGATTCAAAAAGGATATGAAAATGATTTTACTAACGTCATACAAGATAATGTTGGTAATAATATCGCCTACAAAGGGGTTTTAACACAAAACGAGATTACAGAAACGCTATCAAAATATGATTTCATGGTGTTTCCTACTTATTATGAAGGAGAGGGTTTTCCAGGAGCTGCAATTGATGCTTTTATTGCAAGCTTACCTGTTCTTGCTTCACGATGGAAGTATAACGAAGAAGTTATAACCGACCAAGTAACGGGGTTATTATTTGAACCAAACAATACACAGGACTTGATATCTAAACTTTCAGTGATTGCAAATAGGAATGATTTACTGTTAAACATGAAAATTAACGCTTTCTTAGCATCAGAAAAATATGATACTAAAACAGTCATACCAAAATTCTTGGAGCATATTGGAATTTATGATGACAAAACATGTAAAACAAAAGGATCGTTATGA